From Aliarcobacter butzleri, the proteins below share one genomic window:
- a CDS encoding YbfB/YjiJ family MFS transporter: MSRLFDRNDNLAILIAGIFSIIIGIGVARFAFTGLIPPMLEDHLSIKFVGILASLNFAGYLTGSILSVFLKDINQKVLFYRMGIVLAIATTFVLGFSTNDTFWMISRVLGGFAGAMALVVGSAIVMTKLKMESKTKAMGIHFSGIGFSILTTDLIARYVLSLGYTWQDSWIVLSIFAIVLASYAIYILSFDKEVKQNVVKHKFDFSIFTFFVILLIMAYFTEGVGFVVQATFLPDIVNTLPGLEGYGSLTWTLVGLAGIPSCIIWMRLAHNYGSINMIIIALLLQAIGILIPAFTSNIYLNLLSGVLYGGTFIGLVALFMNLGGQLSHGNPVILMGALTTSYGVGQVIAPLYSVYLIEKFGNYDYALYLTAFIVLGGILLLFIAKKFEKERI; the protein is encoded by the coding sequence ATGAGTAGATTGTTTGATAGGAACGATAATCTAGCAATTTTAATTGCAGGGATTTTTTCAATTATTATAGGAATTGGAGTAGCAAGATTTGCTTTTACAGGTCTTATTCCTCCAATGCTTGAAGATCATTTAAGTATTAAATTTGTAGGTATTTTAGCTTCATTAAATTTTGCAGGATATTTAACAGGTTCGATTTTATCTGTATTTTTAAAAGATATAAATCAAAAAGTACTTTTTTATAGAATGGGAATAGTTTTAGCAATAGCAACTACTTTTGTTTTAGGTTTTAGCACAAATGATACTTTTTGGATGATTTCAAGAGTTTTAGGTGGATTTGCAGGAGCAATGGCTTTAGTAGTTGGTTCAGCTATTGTTATGACAAAACTCAAAATGGAAAGTAAAACAAAAGCTATGGGGATTCATTTTAGTGGTATAGGATTTTCTATTTTAACGACAGATTTAATAGCAAGATATGTTTTAAGTTTGGGATATACTTGGCAAGATTCTTGGATAGTTTTATCAATATTTGCAATAGTTTTAGCAAGTTATGCAATCTATATTTTATCTTTTGATAAAGAAGTTAAACAAAATGTTGTAAAACATAAATTTGATTTTTCTATTTTTACTTTTTTTGTGATTTTATTGATTATGGCTTATTTTACAGAAGGTGTAGGATTTGTAGTTCAAGCAACGTTTTTACCTGATATTGTAAATACTCTTCCTGGACTTGAAGGTTATGGAAGTTTAACTTGGACTTTAGTTGGTCTTGCTGGAATACCATCTTGTATAATTTGGATGAGATTAGCTCATAATTATGGAAGTATAAATATGATTATTATAGCTTTACTTCTTCAAGCAATTGGTATTTTAATTCCCGCATTTACAAGTAATATTTATTTAAATTTATTAAGTGGTGTTTTGTATGGTGGTACTTTTATAGGTTTAGTTGCGCTTTTTATGAATCTTGGTGGACAATTATCTCATGGAAATCCAGTGATTTTAATGGGTGCTTTAACTACTTCTTATGGTGTAGGACAAGTTATCGCTCCTTTATATAGTGTATATTTAATTGAAAAGTTTGGCAATTATGATTATGCTTTATATCTTACTGCCTTTATTGTTTTAGGTGGAATATTGTTATTATTTATTGCAAAAAAGTTCGAAAAAGAGAGGATTTAA
- a CDS encoding LysR family transcriptional regulator — MDLNLLKVFVSVANNKSISLASNELKCTQSNVTSRVKQLEKILTLELFHRVPKGVILTKSGEKFYPQAIELIHKMENCISSLTNENEINSLKIGSTDCNAVVRISPFLLKLHEDFPQMQLELFTGTTKSVTQLILDYKVDIAFISGEPKNDSLMVLKKYEEEIAILEPQGDNTPNVTLTFKEGCIYDEFLKDYYKQKNIYVEKSLSFGSLETILSCIKVGMGKSLLPTSIVKKMGYDKDIKITVLPKKEANIPTCLVCRKDYIPKISDYLKEMKL, encoded by the coding sequence ATGGATTTGAATTTATTAAAAGTTTTTGTAAGTGTTGCAAATAATAAAAGTATTTCTCTTGCATCAAATGAATTAAAATGTACTCAATCAAATGTAACTTCAAGAGTAAAACAATTAGAAAAGATTTTAACCTTAGAACTTTTTCATAGAGTTCCCAAAGGTGTGATTCTCACAAAATCAGGTGAAAAGTTTTATCCTCAAGCAATAGAACTAATACATAAAATGGAAAATTGTATTTCAAGTCTTACGAATGAAAATGAGATAAATTCTTTGAAAATTGGTTCAACGGATTGTAATGCTGTTGTAAGAATCTCTCCTTTTTTATTAAAACTTCATGAAGATTTTCCTCAAATGCAACTTGAACTTTTTACAGGAACTACAAAAAGTGTTACTCAACTTATCTTAGATTATAAAGTTGATATTGCATTTATTAGTGGTGAACCAAAAAATGATTCTTTAATGGTTTTAAAAAAATATGAAGAAGAAATAGCCATACTTGAACCACAAGGAGATAATACTCCAAATGTAACTTTAACTTTTAAAGAAGGCTGTATTTATGATGAATTTTTAAAAGATTATTACAAACAAAAAAATATTTATGTAGAAAAGTCTCTATCTTTTGGGAGTTTAGAAACTATTCTTTCTTGTATAAAAGTAGGAATGGGAAAAAGTTTACTTCCTACAAGTATCGTAAAAAAGATGGGTTATGATAAAGATATAAAAATCACTGTTTTACCTAAAAAAGAAGCAAATATTCCAACTTGTTTAGTTTGTAGAAAAGATTATATTCCAAAAATTAGTGATTATTTAAAAGAGATGAAGTTGTAA